One genomic region from Equus asinus isolate D_3611 breed Donkey chromosome 10, EquAss-T2T_v2, whole genome shotgun sequence encodes:
- the JUND gene encoding transcription factor JunD produces the protein METPFYGDEALSGLGGGVSGSGGGGSFASPGRLFPGAPPTAAAGSMMKKDALTLSLSEQVAAALKPAAAPPPAPLRTDGTPGAAPPDGLLASPDLGLLKLASPELERLIIQSNGLVTTTPTSTQFLYPKVAASEEQEFAEGFVKALEDLHKQNQLGAGAASAAAAAAGGPSGTAAGAAPPGELAPAAATPEAPVYANLSSYAGGTGGAGSAATVAFAAEPVPFPPPPPPPGALGPPRLATLKDEPQTVPDVPSFGESPPLSPIDMDTQERIKAERKRLRNRIAASKCRKRKLERISRLEEKVKTLKSQNTELASTASLLREQVAQLKQKVLSHVNSGCQLLPQHQVPAY, from the coding sequence ATGGAAACACCCTTCTACGGCGATGAGGCGCTGAGCGGCCTGGGCGGCGGCGTCAGTGGCAGTGGTGGCGGTGGCAGCTTCGCGTCCCCGGGTCGCCTGTTCCCCGGGGCGCCCCCGACGGCGGCGGCCGGCAGCATGATGAAGAAGGACGCGCTGACGCTGAGCCTGAGCGAGCAGGTGGCGGCGGCGCTCAAGCCAGCGGCCGCGCCGCCCCCGGCCCCCCTGCGCACCGACGGCACCCCGGGCGCGGCGCCCCCCGACggcctgctcgcctcgcccgacCTGGGGCTGCTCAAGCTCGCTTCGCCCGAGCTTGAGCGCCTCATCATCCAGTCTAACGGGCTGGTCACCACCACGCCGACGAGCACGCAGTTCCTCTACCCCAAGGTGGCAGCCAGCGAGGAGCAGGAGTTCGCCGAGGGCTTCGTCAAGGCCCTGGAGGACTTACACAAGCAGAATCAGCTGGGCGCGGGCGCGGCctctgctgccgccgccgccgccgggggaCCCTCGGGCACGGCCGCGGGCGCCGCACCTCCGGGCGAGCTGGCCCCGGCGGCGGCCACGCCCGAGGCGCCGGTCTACGCGAACCTGAGCAGCTACGCGGGCGGCACCGGGGGTGCGGGAAGTGCTGCGACGGTCGCCTTCGCCGCCGAGCCCGTGCCcttcccgccgccgcctccgcccccAGGCGCGCTGGGGCCGCCGCGCCTGGCCACGCTCAAGGATGAGCCGCAGACGGTGCCCGACGTGCCGAGCTTCGGCGAGAGCCCGCCGCTGTCGCCCATCGACATGGACACGCAGGAGCGCATTAAGGCGGAGCGCAAGCGGCTGCGCAACCGCATCGCTGCCTCCAAGTGCCGCAAACGCAAGCTAGAGCGCATCTCGCGCCTCGAGGAGAAAGTGAAGACGCTCAAGAGCCAGAACACGGAGCTGGCGTCCACGGCGAGCCTGCTGCGCGAGCAGGTGGCGCAGCTCAAGCAGAAGGTCCTCAGCCACGTCAACAGCGGCTGCCAGCTGCTGCCCCAGCACCAGGTGCCCGCGTACTGA